Part of the Misgurnus anguillicaudatus chromosome 25, ASM2758022v2, whole genome shotgun sequence genome, TACGCTGTGGTGTGCTGTGCCTTTAATCATTGGCAGATGGATCTTACGGGTGCTTCGACGCCAGGTATAAAATGCCGGAAAAGTGAAAGTATAACCTGATTGGTAGATAGAAATGTTAAGCACATTATATCTTTATACATGCTTcgtatgtttgttttttgcagTTTCCAGTCCCACCAATGTTCGGAGACCTAGTCAGGATTTCCCAGGCTACATCTTGGCCATCTACAGCTCCAGACAGGTGATGGTGGAGCAGGTGGAGGCCATGTCAACCACGCTCGCAGACGCCATTATCCTACTGACGGAGAACAAGGGAGAGAGACATGAGGTCTGACAACACACGTCTACATCAGAAtctaacaaatatttaatgaattgtGCTCATAACACACTTATTTGTATGCAAGTTAGTAAAGTCAAGACAAATTTAgcgtttttgtttttatgttgcaTTGATTACATGACAGAAGAAGAAAAATGTAAACGGTGATATCTTCAACTCCTGCCActttttataaagtctcagcaaggcgttggatggatgcaattcactttGTGCTGAGCACATGAAGCATCgattctctttgtgttttaacagtTATGAACTTTCCATTGCAAAGCGTCAGCGAGGATTCCCATGATAGTATGTTTCGAAGGCATCAACTCTGCACCCAGAAAGCCCATAAACGTAGCATATGACTTAGacgcatcaattctgcacccggAATGTGCATAAAAAGTCCGTTCAAGggcataattcccaaaataatcATCTGCACACTAACTTGCGCAATTAAGGAAAAATATTTAGCATGCTTAATTGATCAAACGTACGTATTATATGTTTtcctaaacactgccatgattaatatttactaatgttctgtaaataatttttaattactgattttaacatttaaaatgatactAGATGTAGCAGAAAGTACTATACACATTTCATTACAGTAGTATTGGGCAGGTATCGGCTAATATTCAGAATTCTGGTATCAGATCGGAaatgaaaaagtggtatcgggaCATCCCTTGATAGTATGAaagtttcattttatatatactgatgtttatatatttaaagaagaaaattcttgaaggcattaaacttcagtgaaaacataaaaatgctggcgctggctggcaactttttaaaaaacacttgcgGGGAAGGATTGAAGTATGGGTAGgatgaccatacgtgccatttttcCTGGCTTCTtctggaagtcgtatttgttgactgcATACTTAAAGGTTAATTATTTCAGGTTCTTTTTTAGAAAAGCAACCTTTAcgtttcaaggtaagaatgaaactacagtGATTGCATATGTTTTAACTAAAATGTAAGAACCTCAATGACATATGCGGTTGACAAATAcgacgtatggtcaccctaagtATGGAGGATGAGAAATTACTTGAGTATAaattacatatatacatatatgaatgcataaataaaagaataaataaatacacaaatgcaTAAGTAAAGAAATgcttaagtaaataaataaatatttttatacatgtactacatatttctatatttatttatgcattatttatgtgttgtatttatgcatttgtatatTAATTCAGGGTTCCAGACTAACTtctttcactaggagcacagtggccccaactgaaaatttagGGGCGCATCCAGAAAATTTAGGTGCAcataccgtaaatcaacatgctaaccaaatattcacatttctactaagtaatacactgtattactaataaataatttgatgatagatgcagaaagtacaatgtgtggttttaaattcagtgtcgcatcacaaaaaaaggtcacaTTTACTgttcgcacatgtgcgactggatgtataATGTAGTGGCAAACTCTCatattttggtggcagtctggaggcctgttatttattcatttacttATGCATTTATGtgtacattcatttatttatttatgcactCCTAtgtgtatatttgtatatacttcatttacagtaatttcttatttaaaattgtaGCCAGACCATTACAAGAAAAGCTAAATTAACAGAATTTACAAAACCCTAAACTAAGCTAAGTAATCAAGGCAACAGGGCGACAATGAGAAGGAACCAAAACTCCACTCGTCAAGAAAAAAAACAGGCTTAGCCGGGAGGGACAGCTATCCTGTCACGCCACAGCTGTAACGCGTAACTTCTGGTTAAAAGGGTAGCTTTTAATACTGATTATTCATTTTATATTGGTTTAAAACTcttgattttaaaagtctgACTTTGTGGCAGATGtaagcaacaacaaaaaaacatttagagATTGTGATGGtgcttttttgtttaatataatatataggtatatgttaaataaaaaaaagaatccAATCTGGATtataaatcaatcaatcacattttatttgtaaataaataaataataaagtaaatctGTCTGTGTGTGGCAGGGTCGAGAGGGAATGACATGCTACTACCTGACGCATGGATGGGCAGGGCTCATCGTCGTCGTGGAAAACCGTCACCCGAAGTACTACCTCCACGTGTCATGTGACTGTACCGACAGCTTCAATGTGGTTTCGACCCGGGGCAGTCTGAAAACCATAGACAGTGTGCCGCCCTTACACAGGTAAACGCATGAATTCATAGAAAAAAATTCCTACAAAAACTCACACATGCACATATTGCTAGTATAACACACCTGTGTGATGTCATCCATCCAGGCAGGTACTGGTAGTTCTGTCCCAGTTGGAGGGAAACGCTGGCTTCTCCATCACACACAGGTTGGCTCATCGGAAAGCAGCTCAGGCGTCGTTGGGCGACTGGACGTCCAGTAAAGCCACACATTCGCCTCAGCTCACCCCAGATACTGATGGACTGCACAGACCACGACCCCTTTGACACAcgcttacacacacacaagaacTGTCTCCCTTCATTAAACTGATGTAGACAAATGCAGAGCCGTGTTggcgaacacacacacacgcaaagaCCTTGAGAGGGTCTGTGTGGAACTACTGAGCCAATCACACGCCTGCTTGCTGAGCCAAGACCCGCCCACTGCGAACGCACACATCAACATAACCTAACTCTGTCTGCAGCCGACCCTGTGTACGTCTCATGTTCGCTTTTTAGTTTCTTTCATGAATTTTCTGTCTATTTCAATGAAATAAATGGGTGAAGCTCACAGCAACACTTCACCCCCAAATCAAAAGAAATAAGAAATTGTATTTAGTCTACAAAGTGCTTTAATTTACAGCAGTGAGAATCTGGAAGGATAGCATAGTTTTATGACCTATTTAGCAATTTCTTATTTCGTGCTTTGCTTTGGGGGTAAACCGTGACCCGGACTGAATGGGTTCTGGATGAGATTCAGCCGGTAAAGAACAGGATTTTACTGTCAGTTATGGGTGAAATGTTTTGCATGTTGGGTAATGTATGGACATATGATAATACTTGATTCTGGTGGATGGGAACACGCGTGCCGGTGGACTTTATCTGTGTAAACCAtctcttttaatttatttatttagtgttttagtaAAGTTAAAGCTTTCCAAGAAAAGCACAAGACAAGCTGCTGGGAGAAATAACCGATCGGTCCATTCGTTTTACATCACTGAATGTGATGATGTCAGAACCCGCTGGAATCTGATTGGTCGGTCGTTCGGCTGTCAGtgtatgttcatttatttgtgtggtTTCTCTGCATcttgtgtattttttttctgtatgtTGTGTAGGTCTGTGTCGCCCCCTGTTGGTGTTGGTCtgatcaacacacacacataaacacacactatCTGTCTTTCTTTTGTATATTGTACAGAGCTGATTTCCTCCGCATCCATGTACTCGCTGTAATTACACAAATAGCTGATGGACGAGAGGACCATATGTAGAATATTTTATTGAGTTTCTGAGATAAAAAGAAAAGACAAATGTATAAAAGTTTAAAATCTGTCTGGTTCATTTGCAATCTCAGGTTCTGTTGGAccaaatgacaaataaagttcttttgtttcatttttttaaatcaagaaaCATCAAGAGTTGTTCAATTTTTATTACTTGCTGCTGTTAATATGTTTTCGTAGATAACTGATAAAAGCTACAACTTTGTTTCCCTGTATAGCTCAGTtgcagagcattgcattagtagCGCAAAGGATCATGGGTAACTCACAGACTGAAAAAAGTGTTTACCTTGCAGTGCACTGTAAGTTTTTTGGACAAAAAGCATctctgccaaatgtgtaaacGTTGTGGCACTTCAAAACATTTGAAAAGCTTTATGTTGGAGTGGTTGGGTCAGTTCTGGTTTCTTTTGCAGCTTTGTTTGGTCCAGGAATGACACAATCATCTTTAACAACTAGTTATTATAATGCTGAGACGTTTCAGACGTTCTACAGATGATTATTTCAAATcgaattgtttttatttgtttatttaattttaaaccaTTGCTGCTGAACTTTTAGAAAATCATATTTATATAGCTTATTATTTTACCCTtgtaattttaaagggatagttcacccaaaaatttaaattctgtcatctacTCGCCCTCATGttattttaaacctgtataaatgtctttgttctgatagatattttgaggaataaccaaactgatcagaagccccattgacatcGATAGTAGGACAAAAGAGTACTgtaaaagtcaatggggcttctgcaCCGAAACAAACAATAAGTAGAATTTACgtacattttattttgcaaGTTTTTGCACTAATATAAGTAAGCTTAGCACATAAGGAAATTAAGTAGATCTACTTAACTAAGTTAAGTGAaattacattgtaaaaaatatatatgatatAGTTATGTCTACCAAAGTCATTCATGtggtttcaacacaaaattgttaagttaatttttaatttaattaattttttcgTTGAATCATCTCTGATttatacggagcccctaaggggacatggagcaaaaattcaattaagtttagtttcatgtgcgcacgtgaaactatcgagtGTGCACTTAAAACTATcgagtttagttttgcgtgctcacgtgaaactattgcgcgtgcacgtgaaagcgaaagtttcacgtgaccaCGCGAAACTAATCTCGATAGTTTTAGAAAAatattctgcacatgaaggttttgcatgagcacatgaaaccaaactttcttttattatttttgctccttgtccccttaggggctctgtataAATCAGagatgattcaacaaaaaattacttaattcaatttaaaattaatttaataattttgtgatttttttactccaatgtagatttacaagttatttcaacttatttatcttgactaaaaatgagttgttataacttataaaatatatttgaaatatgtcaaattcattttatttgagttgattcaacacaaaattttaaggcagcaaagaatttttCACAGtgcacttaaatttgtaagacAGAAATGaacttaatgtttttgtgtgaaACTACATGAATGACTTTGGTAGACATTACTCacattttgttaattttaattCAACGTTTACTCATTTTCATTAAATCTAGTAGCAAAggcacattttttacagtatgattggtttggttacaaacattcctcaaaatatcttcctttgtgttaaacaaagagatttattcaggtttgtaacatgaaggtgagtaaatgatgactgaattttcattttgggatgaactatccctttcatAGTTGGGTAAATCAGTTTTGCTGTATCTCAGGCACATTATTTAATCAAGAATATTGCGTGCCATGTTAAAAATGTCTggtttattttcaacccagtgttgcgTGAAAAAAGCTAAACCTGACACCCTGCGATGTAATTTAATCTATGGGATATTTCAAcccattattgggtcaaatatgaaGGTTTTCTGTTTATCCCCAGTGTATACAGAGATCAGTGCAAAGAAATATTACatgatttacatttataataatcaattgtttttataaatgtggTATAAACTCTTGACAGATGTGGgttgttaaaggggtcatgctTGGGTTCATTTGAACACTTTCCCAGAGAGACTCAACCTGGATAAACGTCAGTCGTATTTCCCATCCCAAAAAAGGAGATAGGGAATGTGAGAGGTGGAGTTATTTCTGCTGTATGGTCCTGTGAAGAAGAAGCAGACCTTTAGAAGATctggatttttaaaaaactttcatTGTCAGGTCAGTAGAGTTTTATTCTTCCTATATTTTTGATATTATATATACTTGTTATTGTGAGAGTATATATAGAAACTATAGATGTAATGTGTTTGTGGGGGTTTATTcaggttttattattttagtgaTAAAGCTGTCAAACATCTTTTTGCCGTGGGTCTTTTAAGATTGAatgtctttatatttggggTCCCACAGGCACCTCAGTGATGTGTATGTAAAAATGATTActcttattttacatttaaataattttaagtattttccTCTCAGCTACTAAGAAGGCAAATTGCATTTAAGATTTAAGTTACCAAAAACCAACAAACTTTCTTCGTCATCTCGTCTGTTTCTTTGTCTATATGGTTTAAAGATTGatatgtttgtttgtctgcGATGTGAAATATTTGAGCACTGAAGTCACATTTATCATGTTTAAGTGACTCGGAGTGTTTGTTTTGACATTTTAATGTAGAGAAATTAAAGTCTGTGGAAGAAGGCAGCTTGATGTATCGACCAAAACATGAAAGTGATAAAATAGTTATAAGCAAAACAAATGCACTGCTCATATTTCACCTTAAATCTGAAAGTTAggtattgaaaaaaaaatgtcttccaattgaatttttaagtttaatcaacttgaatttacaattcatttcaactttcttgactagtaagttgaattagcttatttcaactttattttgataACTTTTAGCAACTCCTTAAACTGTAAacagtgaaaagttggatcaacttaaaaaaatgcttcggttggtaaaatgtaaataaattaagtttattcaacttaaaaatgtcACTGTAGATTCACTTTTGGTGAAAAAtgtaagttaaataaacttcattattttatgtgttaccaattgaagtaacttTTTAAGTCGAACCACTTACTTTTTACACTGTACtcgtcaagaaagttgaaatgaattgtaatttcaagttgactaaacttaaaaatgtaagtgcaacaaggaatttttacattGAGACATCAGACGTTTCTTCTTCGTATGCATTTAGGTGAAAACTCAAGACAGAATGGCCGATTCAGTTCCGGCACTTCCAGAAAGTTTCGCTCCCACTTCCGACAGCGTTTATTCGGATCAGTTTGGGTTTTACTCTCTGGACTGTAATGTTCCTGGTCTTTCTAAAGTCATCTTAGACAAACTCAAGATGAAAGACTACAAGGATTACAGGTGAGAAACTCATACAGACGTGTTCCTCTGGGTCCCTCCATGGAAATGTTGAAGATCTTACATCTCTTTTTCAGGTCAGCTCTGGAGGGAAAGGGCAAAGTTGGATTTCGCTCTTATAAAGAAATGTTCCAAAACTTGGAGGACACGTTTAAGTTCTGCGCCTGCTGCTCCAAACTCCCATCCAACCTGACAGATCCCAAAGCTCTTAAACGCTGCATCAAGTGAGAATATAACATGCATGTATACATACAGAAGATAATaagatgatgagttttgtatgCATTTATGGCTTGAACGTATTGCCACGTGGTTGCTATAGGTCCACTGGCTGGTTACTATAGGGCATTGTCATCTCACATTATATAGGATAAGTTAGCCTACTTTGCATTAGAGTTTTGTTCAAATCATTAACCTAGAGCCATTTGATAAGATGCTTAAAGAATCATTGCGAGTCATTACAAAGCTTTGTTTGAATTTTGTCTTATTAACACTGTTCCACACTTATCACAGCCATTAACAtttaccacacacacacacacacacacacacacacacacacacacacacacacacacacacacacacagttagtGTCACAGCTGGTGCCGTCCGTCCTGCAGCGGGTGATGGTCAGATCATAAAGCTCTGGTTTCCAGTTGCCCTCTTAAGTATTAACACCCTCTTATTATCATACAAAGCTAATGCACGATGTTATCACCTCTAACTGAAGGATAGGAGTTAATGGTACCATAATGCACCAACCAAAAACAGGTTTTCACCAGcatttatgaaaattaaccatgcaTCATTTTACTACACTCTTCAAAATAAAGGTATGTCACAATGCCATTTTTTTGCTGCATAGTTCCATAACAAAACCTCTCACACCTAACGACTCTTTCTGTTTTCGGGTATTTggggcaggggttttcaaactggggtccggggacCCCAAAAAGGTTCTAATGTTAACCTGTATGTTAATGcatacaaagttaatgcaaATAAGTGAATAGATGCAAACTTGCATGGGGCAATGCGAATGGCGCAAATTGGGTTGTGCGATTGCGGCAAAAATGTGCTTTATTCGCCTCAAACAGGTCACAATGTTAAATACACAAGTAGGTAGAGTAGAGGCAAACTTGTGCATGGCGATGCAAATGATGCAAATAAGGTATTCACCTCAAATGCATCTTCACGCAAATTGAAAaaattcaactcaagcgaaaacacaaaattaaatccTGCAAGTAATATAAAGCGAGGACGTGAAACTTCGCGTTTGGTTTGTACACAGCATAACGGGAAGCAGACATTAAATGCAAATTTGCAGATTTGCGCGAATAATAGAttaaatacaaagtcaatgcaaagacacaaatagATGCGAACAACGCAGGGCGATTCGGGTGTttacaagttgaaaatattaaattccTGCAAGTAATTTAGAGCGAGGAAAGCGATGCCGcacatttggtgtgtacataaCAGAAAgaacacaccaaacgcaaattcagcgatttgcgcaagtagattacataaaaagtcaatgcaaagacgcaaatagatgTGAACTCGCGCAGGGTGATACAAATGACGCAAAATGGACATTGCGATTGCCGCGAATcacacgctattcgcctcaaacgcgtctttgcgcaatttgaaaatattcaacacaTGCGAAAAATTCACATTTCACAATGTTAAACCCCATGAGTAATGTAGAGCGAGAAACACAATGttttgtgtttggtgtgtacacagcaTAACATGtagtacacaccaaacgcaaattcAAAGATAAGAATAGACGCAAACTCATGCAGTACAATGTAAATTGCACAATTGTGGATTGAATTGCCATGAAAACACaggctattcgcctcaaatgcaTCTTCctacaagttgaaaatattcaagtTACATcctgcaagtaatctagagcaatgAAGCGATTcttcgtgtttggtgtgtatgcagcatAAAGGGCAGAACATTTCAGAGAATAAAAGACAAAGCAAAACTGAAAAAATCTTCTATAAAGCcaattatttgtaaaaaaataatctgtCTTTATAATATCAAAATGACTACTTATCTaataaagttgaaatgtttttatacaaaaataaatggataTATATTTTAGGATGGGGGTCTCTCACGTGAGGTTCATTATATTTGAGGGTCGTTGCCATCATAAAGTTTAAAAGCTCCTCCTTTAGACTATAAAAccattaaacaaatgttttttttagattatttaaaagtatgaaaaaaatgattcttcTAATAATATTAGATGTTAAACTGTAAATGATTGCCATATTCATCTACCATGTTATTTCAGTAGAATCTAAAAATCATATAGCAGTGCTAAACGATTACAACCGATAATATCGTAGCAACATAAGACTTGAGTTAAATACACTTGGTTTGTGTGATGCTCTTTAGATCTGTCATCTCTTCTGTGTTTGGCACAAAGTATATCTAAATATAGCATGGTATTAAGCAAGTGTTAAATAATGCTGGAGGTCAGCTGGGAATTTTTCAGTCAAACTCTTTTAAAACAGACAGATGAAAAAAATCATTGATTTTCTGTATATCTCCCATCATCACCAGTGACAGATTATTCTCATTTAACCGATAATGGTCAAATGAGATCTGCACTGCAAATACGTACCTTACCCTGGGCCATAACCCTTTCCaaaagtacagttttgtacctaaAGACTTCATActatctcaaaggtacacattgctaccaaatgtatacatattcaTACCTAAtggtagcctgacgttgtcatactcaattctagtcagatcTTCCCCGTTTTTCAAatcgtggtgggcggggctaagatcagctggcacccaggctaacctaatggtacatattaggactttttaacCCTTAACTGGCGCTGTCCCGTGAGTGGGAGTCCTGAGTTTAattcaatattttgcatgtgaatctatcacgacaaactatatatcattggaaaggtcAAAACCTTtcagcagtaataataatgcagtgactgttatttattaattagtgacaagagtatgcagcaaacattgacacctagtggctgtTGTTGGttaaaccactaaaagtgtaacacaaacctcattttaagtataaaatatatactttattgcattattttaatttattacaataactgtaacaatttttttattttatattttcacctccagagaCCTCCAAAACCTTAAGGCATCTTTTTTCTAACCAAGACTAAGATTGTACGGCaaaaaaatttgagagtgtaCATCACCTTTTCATCCCCCCACACACTCAAAAAAGGGCTGCGCCTTTTCAGGGGTTAAAGgttactgtcccagtgacagctgaggcacatattttgaccacTTTTTGCTATAATGAAAGTTCTGGTTTATAGTGACATTCATATGACTGAGACTCTTGGCATTGCATCATAGTTGGTTCTGTTCCCAGCTGTTCTCTTAAACCCGAGCAGATTTTTTAACTCCATACAAAGAGGAAAGGTTTATGAGCGGGTCAGACACACACCACATGATGCTGCCACCACAATAAAACCTTAAAGTACTAAAATGATGAGGGCAGGATCTAAAAATGGCTTTGACCTTTTCATCTGTCTGTGGGGAGCTGAACTCTTAAAGTCATTTTGTATTATATATCCACTGCTTCTTCTTATAACTGTGATTTAAATTCTTCTGCGTTCATCTGATCTCACaggtgtctgaatgtgtattaCTGCAGTAAAGAGTGTCAGAGAAAAGATTGGGCATTGCATAAGAAATTCTGTAAAATGCTTCGTAAGGTCTCGATGGACAGACTGGTTGAATGGCTTGTTCACACAGGTGAGACGAACATCATAACCTGTCAGTTTGGAGACTTTAAGGAATGTTAATATGTTCCTTTACTCCAATAGGAGATCTTCCTTTCTCTACGGAGGTGTGGTCTCGTCCGGCTAAAGACATCAGATGTTGGGATGATTGGCTCTCTATGCACGGAGATCTGACATCACGTCTGGACCCCATTCTGTCTGGTAAAAACATGACCGATCTCTGGACCAATGCCTGCCGACCACGACCGGAGGAGGCGGAGCTTCGCGAGTCTGTGTGGCGGGTGTGTAGTGAACTTTTCTCTCGGTCACTGACCGTGGGCCTTGGGATTCGGGTGTCCCGTCTGGACCCGTACTCTCGCCCACTGACCGTACATCTTGTTGGTGCCGGTCATAACGAGACCCTTGGAGCCAGAACCACAGATATGGATGAGCTCAGCCGTATGTTCCCGGGACATCAGGGACTGGAGGTGGTGATGGTGGGGCCAGAGGTGGTGCGGGGTCCCATCATGAGACCCCCGCTGAGAGCTTTCGGACCCCGGGGAAAAGTGTACATCAGTGCATACAAAGGCCTGTATCACCAGTTTTGGGAGGAGGTTGTTGAGAAAGGTGAAGCTGCTAGACCAGATCTAGTGGTTGGATTTCACCCAggtacaaacaaacaacaaaacattcaTAGCTGAACTCAGAACATGTTTAGATTTaaccaacaatgggttaaaacaaaccagcataggttaaattacaacccagcggGTTAAGTTCATCCCTTGACCCAACGctggttgaaaataacctattaTTTATTAGGTGTGAGATTAGATGCAGTTGTAGGTGTTAAGGAGATTTTGTTTCTGTTAAGTCTTCAGGTTTTCACAGTTTTCATTCACACATGGTTAACTCTTCAAACTCGAGTATGGGTGTATAAGTGTAGTTTCCATCTATAGATTGAGACTGATGCTGTTTCTGTCTGCTGGTCCCTGATGCTTCATCTGTCCGTCTTTAACTTGCAATTATTTATAGTAACAGCTGAGAGTTTCagacatatacagtatacatacacatactgtatatatcagtatacagtactgtatatccataaacacacacatgcacatttactaaatgacttttatttatataccGAGTGCTTAGTATAAACTGGGTCAATGTTGCTCGTCTTCTAACAACTGCAGTATGTACTGTTTGCCATCAATTCATCAATTAAATCACTTAAAATACACTATTCAACATTTGAAGTAGATCAAAAGTTCATCAAAGATCTCCTAAGACAAGAACGGATATTGTTAAAATTTCTATAAAAGTTTTGATCCACTttcaatgttgactagtgtatattcatttaaatatattaatttaatttaattgtgcAAAGTATGGCTTCTTATCTGAAGTTAGTAAATTGccataaaaacaacaacaaataaataatacataaaaaataaataatacagaaataaataatacaaaaaataactaatacaataattattaataataaaaaataataataaataatcactaataaataataattctacactgtaaaaaatgtgttgctgccttaatttttttgttgaatcaactcagatttacaagtcatttcaacttattatttatcttgacttgAGATGAGTTgtaactacagatgagttgttctaacttataaaatatagttgaaaaaagtcaacttaatattataagttgtagcaacacaTCTCAGTCaagtaaataatagtaagttgaaatcacttgtaaatctgagtggattcaacaaaaaaaaggcaggaaatatttttttacagtctaataataatagtaatactactactactactactactactactactactactactactactataatatataatattaatattatgattaataataataattgttattattattataatcacacataaataataataataaagatgatgataataaaaataataatgcactgaaaaaaatgattcattgaatttaatcaatttttttaaggtaaggggttgcaatcaatttatttaagctacattcaaacaaaatttgtatattttattttacattactaatcttttttgtttaaatgtagcttaaataaattgattccaaccacttaccttaaaaaaattgattaaattcaatgaatcatttttttcagtgtgataatcacaaataaataataata contains:
- the LOC129425445 gene encoding putative protein MSS51 homolog, mitochondrial isoform X2, which gives rise to MADSVPALPESFAPTSDSVYSDQFGFYSLDCNVPGLSKVILDKLKMKDYKDYRSALEGKGKVGFRSYKEMFQNLEDTFKFCACCSKLPSNLTDPKALKRCIKCLNVYYCSKECQRKDWALHKKFCKMLRKVSMDRLVEWLVHTGDLPFSTEVWSRPAKDIRCWDDWLSMHGDLTSRLDPILSGKNMTDLWTNACRPRPEEAELRESVWRVCSELFSRSLTVGLGIRVSRLDPYSRPLTVHLVGAGHNETLGARTTDMDELSRMFPGHQGLEVVMVGPEVVRGPIMRPPLRAFGPRGKVYISAYKGLYHQFWEEVVEKGEAARPDLVVGFHPGFHASQGLGEGWLPTLLLLRDYNIPSMFTINEELQYSLQILIELEMNIKDSGPNPFSSQKPEQVQSSPNKQASYCNAFYIYFHGLLETQPEED
- the LOC129425445 gene encoding putative protein MSS51 homolog, mitochondrial isoform X1 — translated: MADSVPALPESFAPTSDSVYSDQFGFYSLDCNVPGLSKVILDKLKMKDYKDYRSALEGKGKVGFRSYKEMFQNLEDTFKFCACCSKLPSNLTDPKALKRCIKCLNVYYCSKECQRKDWALHKKFCKMLRKVSMDRLVEWLVHTGDLPFSTEVWSRPAKDIRCWDDWLSMHGDLTSRLDPILSGKNMTDLWTNACRPRPEEAELRESVWRVCSELFSRSLTVGLGIRVSRLDPYSRPLTVHLVGAGHNETLGARTTDMDELSRMFPGHQGLEVVMVGPEVVRGPIMRPPLRAFGPRGKVYISAYKGLYHQFWEEVVEKGEAARPDLVVGFHPGFHASQGLGEGWLPTLLLLRDYNIPSMFTMYNNEELQYSLQILIELEMNIKDSGPNPFSSQKPEQVQSSPNKQASYCNAFYIYFHGLLETQPEED